In one window of Hyalangium gracile DNA:
- a CDS encoding NmrA family NAD(P)-binding protein, whose translation MILVTGATSAVGYTLVQELRMLRAPVRLFVRDPGRMAHLEALGVELVQGDPSDRHQVLAAMDGVERVFLSSPLEQGMVEKDRNMVAAAAASGVQHIVKLSTSLIGPMWGLTGSRWHWESEEMIRGSRVPFTFLRPLFFMQNMLRFAADIRAYSSFSAPVGGARLSMIDARDVATVAARVLTQGNHLGCAYTLSGAEALTFHDAAEQLSLAINRRVRFLTRSYSEYQEGLLASGVPPWQALDAVRFFDLVDKGVASEVRGETGALLGRTPRTFSQFARDHAVLFKRPGSLSAMGPEVTLGAA comes from the coding sequence ATGATTCTGGTTACGGGGGCCACGAGCGCCGTTGGCTACACCCTTGTGCAGGAGCTGCGGATGCTGAGAGCACCCGTGCGCCTGTTCGTGAGGGACCCTGGACGGATGGCCCACCTGGAGGCACTGGGAGTCGAGCTCGTCCAGGGTGACCCCTCCGACCGGCATCAGGTGTTGGCGGCCATGGACGGCGTCGAGCGGGTGTTCCTCTCGAGTCCGCTCGAGCAGGGGATGGTGGAGAAGGATCGGAACATGGTGGCCGCGGCGGCGGCCTCGGGCGTCCAGCACATCGTGAAGCTGTCGACGTCGCTGATCGGGCCGATGTGGGGGCTGACGGGCTCTCGCTGGCACTGGGAGTCCGAGGAGATGATTCGCGGCTCCAGGGTTCCGTTCACGTTCCTGCGGCCGCTGTTCTTCATGCAGAACATGCTGCGCTTCGCTGCGGACATCCGCGCGTACAGCAGCTTCTCCGCGCCGGTGGGCGGAGCACGGCTCTCCATGATCGATGCGCGGGATGTGGCCACCGTCGCGGCGCGGGTGCTCACCCAGGGCAACCACCTCGGGTGCGCGTACACCCTCAGCGGCGCGGAGGCGCTCACCTTCCACGACGCGGCGGAGCAGCTCTCGCTGGCCATCAACCGCCGCGTGCGCTTCTTGACCCGCTCCTACTCCGAGTACCAGGAGGGGCTGCTGGCGTCGGGGGTTCCGCCCTGGCAGGCGCTGGACGCGGTGCGCTTCTTCGATCTCGTGGACAAGGGCGTCGCCTCGGAGGTTCGGGGCGAGACGGGGGCTCTGCTGGGCAGGACCCCGCGCACCTTCAGCCAGTTCGCGCGAGACCACGCGGTGCTGTTCAAGCGCCCGGGCTCCCTGTCGGCCATGGGGCCGGAGGTGACGCTCGGAGCCGCATAG
- a CDS encoding serine/threonine protein kinase has product MNPNPQPFGKYQLLKKLATGGMAEVWLARQSGIEGFAKSVVVKRILPHLAEDREFVEMFRNEALIAANFNHPNIAQVYEFGEANGTYYIAMEYIHGEDLGRVMRKAWSAGQWIARPLAIRIVASACEGLFYAHTRTDGNGKPLKVVHRDISPQNILISFDGSVKLVDFGIAKAADQVGLTKSGAIKGKFAYMAPEQAAGKPLDHRADIFAIGLVLYELLTGVRPLKRDSELATLQAALECAIQTPSEVADVPSELDPVVMSALAKAADDRYRDARQFQIALEETLVAQRWVASSVQISELMETLFADRLAEEKKTGNLQPNTDAEAHSGNSSPPAPEERPGRAPAVDMEWEAPPGEISQRNERRGTATAMRAAGKGREQGSPQMSLAEEMAEYAAPAGGGTQVARRRTGESPRRATSAGNTAVGRTSSRSDMRRAPEPDPDEEFIHHEEQEEEVEDPPPPPPRRSSARALQVEPEDEPPSLTRARASRTGALAVNARARPDEDPYADPERTRLPPRERDSSLDETLPQPPRRRTGHISRIQPAAEQAPAPAPRRRTSSRVEMKEAPPPRASTVSRQVREEPDDDDEVESRPQPRMRAPVNKAELIKKVVMGLAAVTVAVLMVLFWPNLSKKPIDGMGVFVTVDTNPKVNVRVRHSDKCGSPEPFTELGMTPIRGMAGAHIQDTLILENKEQGVYAEEEEALRFGEPGETKIIKREFRMGYVKLKVKPARTSQLKVLREGQELGGTGINLELMEGTHTLELRGDQLKGPVPVEVTVKAGNTVETVVDVSKELAQ; this is encoded by the coding sequence ATGAACCCGAACCCTCAGCCCTTCGGCAAATACCAGCTTCTGAAGAAGCTCGCCACGGGCGGCATGGCCGAGGTGTGGCTTGCGCGCCAGTCCGGAATCGAGGGCTTCGCCAAGAGCGTGGTCGTCAAGCGCATCCTTCCGCACCTGGCGGAGGATCGCGAGTTCGTGGAGATGTTCCGCAACGAGGCGCTGATCGCCGCGAACTTCAACCACCCGAACATCGCCCAGGTCTACGAGTTCGGTGAGGCCAACGGCACCTACTACATCGCCATGGAGTACATCCACGGCGAGGACCTGGGCCGGGTGATGCGCAAGGCCTGGAGCGCGGGGCAGTGGATCGCCCGGCCCCTGGCCATCCGCATCGTCGCCAGCGCCTGCGAGGGCCTGTTCTACGCGCACACGCGCACCGACGGGAACGGCAAGCCCCTCAAGGTGGTCCACCGCGACATCTCCCCGCAGAACATCCTGATCAGCTTCGACGGGTCGGTGAAGCTGGTGGACTTCGGCATCGCCAAGGCGGCCGATCAGGTGGGGTTGACGAAGTCGGGCGCCATCAAGGGCAAGTTCGCGTACATGGCGCCCGAGCAGGCCGCGGGCAAGCCGCTGGACCACCGCGCGGACATCTTCGCCATCGGGCTGGTGCTCTACGAGCTGCTCACCGGCGTGCGCCCGCTCAAGCGGGACTCGGAGCTGGCCACGCTCCAGGCGGCGCTCGAGTGCGCCATCCAGACGCCCTCCGAGGTGGCCGACGTGCCGTCGGAGCTGGATCCGGTGGTGATGAGCGCGCTGGCCAAGGCGGCGGATGATCGCTACCGGGACGCGCGCCAGTTCCAGATCGCCCTGGAGGAGACGCTCGTCGCCCAGCGCTGGGTGGCCAGCTCGGTGCAGATCTCCGAGCTGATGGAGACGCTCTTCGCCGACCGGCTCGCCGAGGAGAAGAAGACGGGCAACCTCCAGCCCAACACCGACGCCGAGGCCCACTCGGGCAACTCGTCTCCGCCGGCTCCCGAGGAGCGGCCCGGTCGGGCGCCCGCGGTGGACATGGAGTGGGAGGCGCCTCCGGGAGAGATCTCCCAGCGCAACGAGCGCCGGGGCACCGCCACCGCCATGCGCGCGGCTGGCAAGGGGCGCGAGCAGGGCTCTCCGCAGATGTCACTGGCCGAGGAGATGGCGGAGTACGCCGCTCCCGCGGGCGGTGGGACGCAGGTGGCGCGCCGCCGCACCGGGGAGTCTCCGCGCCGGGCCACCAGCGCCGGGAACACCGCGGTGGGCCGCACCAGCTCGCGCTCGGACATGCGCCGGGCTCCCGAGCCGGATCCCGACGAGGAGTTCATCCACCACGAGGAGCAGGAGGAAGAGGTGGAGGATCCGCCTCCTCCGCCGCCGCGTCGGTCCTCGGCGCGAGCGCTCCAGGTGGAGCCCGAGGATGAGCCGCCCTCGCTGACGCGGGCCCGTGCCTCGCGCACCGGCGCGCTCGCGGTGAACGCGCGGGCACGGCCGGACGAGGATCCCTACGCCGATCCCGAGCGCACCCGGCTGCCTCCCCGGGAGCGGGATTCCTCGCTCGACGAGACGTTGCCGCAGCCGCCTCGGCGGCGCACGGGCCACATCAGTCGGATCCAGCCCGCCGCCGAGCAGGCGCCAGCCCCCGCTCCGCGTCGGCGCACCTCCAGCCGCGTGGAGATGAAGGAGGCGCCGCCTCCCAGGGCGTCCACGGTTTCGCGACAGGTGCGCGAGGAGCCGGACGACGACGACGAGGTGGAGAGCCGGCCGCAGCCGCGCATGCGCGCGCCGGTCAACAAGGCGGAGCTCATCAAGAAGGTCGTCATGGGGCTGGCCGCCGTCACGGTGGCTGTCCTGATGGTGCTCTTCTGGCCCAACCTCTCGAAGAAGCCCATCGACGGCATGGGCGTCTTCGTGACGGTGGACACCAACCCGAAGGTGAACGTGCGGGTGCGCCACAGCGACAAGTGCGGCAGCCCCGAGCCCTTCACCGAGCTGGGCATGACGCCGATCCGCGGCATGGCGGGCGCGCACATCCAGGACACCCTCATCCTCGAGAACAAGGAGCAGGGCGTCTACGCCGAGGAGGAGGAGGCGCTGCGCTTCGGCGAGCCCGGCGAGACGAAGATCATCAAGCGCGAGTTCAGGATGGGCTACGTCAAGCTCAAGGTGAAGCCCGCGCGTACCAGCCAGCTGAAGGTCCTACGTGAAGGCCAGGAGCTGGGCGGGACGGGGATCAACCTGGAGCTGATGGAGGGCACCCACACCCTCGAGCTCCGGGGCGATCAGCTCAAGGGCCCGGTGCCCGTCGAGGTCACCGTGAAGGCCGGCAACACCGTGGAGACGGTGGTGGACGTCTCCAAGGAGCTGGCGCAGTAG
- a CDS encoding rhodanese-like domain-containing protein produces MPVPEISPEELADLLAGPAESRPVLLDVRYPDENAYVALPDSVLIPLPELEERADELEAFRGRPVVVYCHHGVRSLHGAAWLRSLGLEASSLQGGIDLYSRLVDPSLPQY; encoded by the coding sequence ATGCCCGTCCCGGAGATCTCCCCCGAGGAACTCGCCGACCTGCTCGCGGGCCCCGCCGAGTCGCGCCCCGTCCTGCTCGACGTGCGCTACCCCGATGAGAACGCCTACGTGGCGCTGCCGGACTCGGTGCTCATCCCCCTGCCCGAGCTGGAGGAGCGCGCCGACGAGCTGGAGGCCTTCCGCGGCCGCCCCGTCGTCGTCTACTGCCACCACGGCGTGCGCAGCCTGCACGGCGCGGCCTGGCTGCGCTCGCTGGGGCTGGAGGCGTCATCGCTCCAGGGCGGCATCGATCTGTACTCGCGGCTCGTGGATCCGAGCCTGCCGCAGTACTGA
- the moeB gene encoding molybdopterin-synthase adenylyltransferase MoeB, which produces MATTFRELLSSVKQEIREISTEELKRLLDARSPVKLIDVREADEHAAGRLPGALHIPRGYLELRIEERAQREEELVVYCAGGTRSALAVRTLREMGYTRVASLAGGYNRWSDAAYPVEKPFVLTAEQKERYRRHLIIPEVGEAGQEKLLEARVLLLGAGGLGSPAALYLAAAGVGTLGIVDMDVVDLSNLQRQVIHTRERQGQPKVESARATIEALNPDVKVVPFAERLTSQNVLRILEGFDMVLDGGDNFPTRYLLNDACVVTRKPNIHGSIFRFEGQVTTFVPGQGPCYRCLYPAPPPPELAPSCAEAGVLGVLPGIIGLMQANEALKLILGKGEPLIGRLLTFDALGTRFQELKLRRDPKCPVCADGAKVEFIDYEQFCGTAA; this is translated from the coding sequence ATGGCCACCACCTTCCGAGAGCTGCTGTCGAGCGTGAAGCAGGAGATCCGGGAGATCTCCACCGAGGAGCTCAAGCGCCTGCTGGACGCTCGCTCCCCGGTGAAGCTCATCGATGTGCGTGAGGCGGACGAGCATGCGGCCGGCCGGCTCCCCGGCGCCCTGCACATCCCCCGCGGCTACCTGGAGCTGCGCATCGAGGAGCGGGCCCAGCGAGAGGAGGAGCTCGTCGTCTATTGCGCGGGCGGCACCCGCTCGGCGCTGGCGGTCCGGACGCTGCGGGAGATGGGCTACACACGCGTGGCCTCCCTGGCGGGCGGCTACAACCGGTGGAGCGACGCGGCCTACCCCGTGGAGAAGCCCTTCGTGCTCACCGCCGAGCAGAAGGAGCGCTACCGCCGCCACCTCATCATCCCCGAGGTGGGCGAGGCCGGGCAGGAGAAGCTGCTCGAGGCCCGGGTGCTGCTGCTGGGGGCGGGCGGGCTCGGCTCGCCGGCGGCGCTGTACCTGGCCGCCGCGGGCGTGGGCACGCTGGGCATCGTCGACATGGACGTGGTGGACCTGAGCAACCTCCAGCGCCAGGTCATCCACACCCGCGAGCGCCAGGGCCAGCCCAAGGTGGAGAGCGCCCGGGCCACCATCGAGGCCCTCAACCCCGACGTGAAGGTGGTGCCCTTCGCCGAGCGCCTCACGTCCCAGAACGTCCTGCGCATCCTCGAGGGCTTCGACATGGTGCTGGACGGCGGGGACAACTTCCCCACCCGCTACCTGCTCAACGACGCGTGCGTGGTGACACGCAAGCCCAACATCCACGGCTCCATCTTCCGCTTCGAGGGCCAGGTCACCACCTTCGTCCCCGGCCAGGGCCCCTGCTACCGCTGCCTCTACCCTGCTCCGCCCCCGCCGGAGCTGGCGCCCTCGTGCGCGGAGGCCGGCGTGCTGGGCGTGCTCCCCGGCATCATCGGGCTCATGCAGGCCAACGAGGCCCTCAAGCTCATCCTCGGCAAGGGCGAGCCGCTCATCGGCCGGCTGCTCACCTTCGACGCGCTCGGCACGCGCTTCCAGGAGCTCAAGCTGCGCCGCGATCCCAAGTGCCCCGTGTGCGCGGACGGCGCGAAGGTGGAGTTCATCGACTACGAGCAGTTCTGCGGCACCGCCGCCTGA
- the tmk gene encoding dTMP kinase — protein MFIDFEGIDGSGKTTLSNLLAARLRRLGYKVAHAREGGELQAPIARRIRELTRDSKLLEMGARTEFFLNVARDAQQLEEVIAPALSRGEVCISDRYLYSQLALSGGGRGLPMAELEPVCNLASHGIWPDLVVLVDVEPDLARLRKRLGKLKEGRTSDSDSRKGLAGAGLAVRVREAFLAMARKDPTRWLIIENNDQPLWVLEQRIVDAVVARLQGREPQVQRIVPQSAATVPSTVTVDSVEERFFQGLDSLEAREPALAVWMLGGLPGLAAHQRRLAAVERFPGLAVRTLVGLEDEASWALRELLAKVVPVDVAASLGTSPSPRAMALRTHLYAQAPAEVLAGLKRNDSAAAWALRQQALRDRRLGDVLLSLAGVDDDTAWSIRELGVQKKLYSEVARSLTGLSGERTDALREALLKHDRLAVLRSVTGLDSPFANGLREQLADKAMKLVLRSLTGLTTDEAFALRERGATLTKEAIDSLDGLDEPRAWELREAFAERWPATVLSSLKGLPMTARAEALITRILSAAPGRLPLLRNAYCVIATAQEAPAERSVRPVASAESQVSL, from the coding sequence GTGTTCATCGACTTCGAAGGCATCGACGGCAGCGGCAAGACAACGCTCTCCAACCTCCTGGCCGCGCGGCTGCGCCGGCTGGGCTACAAGGTGGCGCACGCGCGCGAGGGAGGCGAGCTGCAGGCACCCATCGCGCGGCGCATTCGCGAGCTGACGCGCGACTCGAAGCTGCTGGAGATGGGGGCGCGCACCGAGTTCTTCCTCAACGTGGCGCGGGACGCGCAGCAGCTCGAGGAGGTCATCGCGCCCGCGCTCTCGCGAGGCGAGGTGTGCATCAGCGATCGCTACCTGTACTCGCAGCTGGCGCTCAGCGGCGGGGGCCGCGGCCTGCCCATGGCGGAGCTGGAGCCCGTGTGCAACCTGGCCTCGCACGGCATCTGGCCGGACCTCGTGGTGCTGGTGGACGTGGAGCCGGACCTGGCGCGGCTGCGCAAGCGGCTGGGCAAGCTCAAGGAGGGGCGCACCTCGGACAGCGACAGCCGCAAGGGGCTGGCGGGCGCGGGGCTCGCGGTGCGGGTGCGCGAGGCGTTCCTGGCCATGGCGCGCAAGGATCCGACGCGCTGGCTCATCATCGAGAACAATGATCAGCCGCTGTGGGTGCTCGAGCAGCGCATCGTGGACGCGGTGGTGGCGCGGCTGCAGGGGCGCGAGCCGCAGGTGCAGCGCATCGTCCCGCAGAGCGCCGCGACGGTTCCGAGCACCGTGACGGTGGACAGCGTGGAGGAGCGCTTCTTCCAGGGGCTGGACTCGCTGGAGGCGCGCGAGCCGGCCCTGGCGGTGTGGATGCTGGGAGGCCTGCCCGGACTGGCCGCGCACCAGCGGCGGCTGGCGGCCGTGGAGCGCTTCCCCGGGCTGGCCGTGCGCACCCTCGTGGGGCTGGAGGACGAGGCCTCGTGGGCGCTGCGCGAGCTGCTGGCGAAGGTGGTGCCGGTGGACGTGGCGGCGAGCCTCGGGACGAGCCCGTCTCCGCGTGCCATGGCGCTGCGCACCCACTTGTACGCCCAGGCGCCCGCGGAGGTGCTGGCGGGCCTCAAGCGCAACGACAGCGCTGCGGCCTGGGCCCTGCGCCAGCAGGCCCTGAGGGACCGGCGGCTGGGGGACGTGCTGCTGAGCCTGGCGGGCGTGGACGACGACACGGCGTGGTCCATCCGCGAGCTGGGCGTGCAGAAGAAGCTGTACTCGGAGGTGGCGCGCAGCCTCACGGGCCTGAGCGGCGAGCGTACGGATGCGCTGCGCGAGGCGCTCCTGAAGCACGATCGGCTCGCGGTGCTGCGCAGCGTCACCGGGCTGGACTCGCCGTTCGCCAACGGCCTGCGCGAGCAGCTGGCGGACAAGGCGATGAAGCTGGTGCTGCGCTCGCTCACCGGCCTCACCACGGACGAGGCCTTCGCGCTGCGCGAGCGGGGCGCCACCCTGACCAAGGAGGCCATCGACTCGCTGGACGGGCTGGATGAGCCCCGCGCCTGGGAGCTGCGCGAGGCCTTCGCGGAGCGCTGGCCGGCCACCGTGCTGTCCTCGCTCAAGGGGCTGCCGATGACGGCTCGGGCCGAGGCCCTCATCACGCGCATCCTGAGCGCCGCGCCCGGCCGGCTGCCGCTGCTGCGCAACGCCTACTGCGTCATCGCCACGGCCCAGGAGGCCCCCGCGGAGCGGAGCGTGCGTCCGGTGGCCAGCGCCGAGTCCCAGGTCTCGCTCTAG
- a CDS encoding OprO/OprP family phosphate-selective porin yields the protein MSAPALAQQQVAEAEADTSSEDPVVATASTGISTAGISAAGVSAPAVPAPGAAAEAPAKKEKKKAKAEPLGENPDAVDDNTEEERSLRVFGRVFARASADGREEYSRSLSLPSARLGVQAEFGYVEAEVTADLSSRSMLKDAFVRLADADKRLRLYAGQFKAPFLARELESAWDLPLMRRGLVNDYVTETHQLGGRRMGLMGEVRLKETWNLKVAGGLFEGGEDELGQRTSEDASARVSMRPFKALTVGASTYLTQVMEGTRQYAVATDGTLKLGGLELTGELVTGQLGVGPFTAQLGLASYLLPLGNEWALQPVAGAEAMQLRGEMAGRGWAAVGGFNLLFSDTFKAQLQVERALRPGDEGPGTEYLLQLATRF from the coding sequence TTGAGCGCGCCAGCACTGGCGCAGCAGCAGGTGGCGGAAGCGGAGGCGGACACCTCCTCCGAGGATCCCGTGGTGGCCACGGCCTCGACGGGGATCTCCACGGCTGGAATCTCCGCGGCTGGCGTCTCGGCGCCCGCGGTGCCCGCGCCTGGGGCTGCCGCCGAGGCCCCGGCCAAGAAGGAGAAGAAGAAGGCCAAGGCCGAGCCGCTGGGCGAGAACCCCGACGCGGTGGACGACAACACGGAGGAGGAGCGCTCGCTGCGCGTCTTCGGCCGTGTCTTCGCGCGGGCCAGCGCGGACGGGCGTGAGGAGTACTCGCGCTCGCTGTCGCTGCCGTCGGCGCGCCTGGGCGTGCAGGCGGAGTTCGGCTACGTCGAGGCGGAGGTGACCGCGGACCTCTCGTCGAGGTCGATGCTCAAGGACGCCTTCGTCCGGCTCGCGGATGCCGACAAGCGCCTGCGGCTGTACGCCGGCCAGTTCAAGGCGCCCTTCCTGGCGCGCGAGCTGGAGTCCGCGTGGGACCTGCCGCTGATGCGCCGGGGCCTGGTGAACGACTACGTGACGGAGACGCACCAGCTGGGCGGCCGGCGGATGGGCCTCATGGGCGAGGTGCGGCTCAAGGAGACGTGGAACCTGAAGGTGGCCGGCGGCCTGTTCGAGGGCGGCGAGGACGAGCTGGGCCAGCGCACCAGCGAGGACGCCTCGGCGCGCGTGTCCATGCGTCCCTTCAAGGCGCTCACGGTGGGCGCCAGCACCTACCTCACGCAGGTGATGGAGGGCACCCGGCAGTACGCGGTGGCGACGGATGGGACGCTGAAGCTGGGCGGGCTGGAGCTGACGGGTGAGCTCGTCACGGGCCAGCTGGGCGTCGGGCCCTTCACCGCGCAGCTCGGGCTGGCCAGCTACCTGCTGCCGCTCGGCAACGAGTGGGCGCTGCAGCCCGTCGCCGGCGCCGAGGCGATGCAGCTTCGTGGCGAGATGGCCGGGCGCGGCTGGGCGGCCGTGGGGGGCTTCAACCTCCTGTTCTCGGACACCTTCAAGGCGCAGCTGCAGGTCGAGCGCGCCCTGCGTCCGGGGGACGAGGGCCCGGGGACCGAGTACCTGCTGCAGCTCGCCACCCGCTTCTAG
- a CDS encoding DUF4956 domain-containing protein — protein MEATFTGIFSGVEEELTTLHMGAIVPRMLAAVLIGAALSLRPWRLLMGRALPKSEMIQAQVLLCAAAAVITVVIGNSVAKAFGLVGLGGFVRFRSGLKDPRDAAILFLVIGLGMACGHGSLGVAAVGTAFVAALLLVMDLVNKDEEKAPKQRMVLSAQADDLVGAEASLRKALKERNVMVKGCALDFDGRRLELEVEEKEPGSLVSALSKTEGAPLRGLRWTAVSPKGAREDLV, from the coding sequence ATGGAGGCTACCTTCACGGGCATCTTCAGCGGGGTGGAAGAGGAGCTGACCACCCTGCACATGGGCGCCATCGTGCCGCGGATGCTGGCGGCGGTGCTCATCGGCGCGGCGCTGTCGCTGAGGCCCTGGCGCCTGCTCATGGGCCGCGCCCTGCCCAAGTCGGAGATGATCCAGGCCCAGGTGCTGCTGTGCGCCGCGGCCGCCGTCATCACCGTCGTCATCGGCAACAGCGTGGCCAAGGCCTTCGGGCTGGTGGGCCTGGGCGGCTTCGTGCGCTTCCGCTCGGGGCTCAAGGATCCGCGCGACGCGGCGATCCTCTTCCTGGTGATCGGCCTGGGCATGGCCTGCGGGCACGGCAGCCTGGGGGTCGCGGCCGTGGGCACGGCGTTCGTCGCGGCGCTGCTGCTGGTCATGGATCTGGTCAACAAGGACGAGGAGAAGGCGCCCAAGCAGCGCATGGTGCTGTCGGCGCAGGCCGATGACCTGGTGGGGGCGGAGGCCTCGCTGCGCAAGGCGCTCAAGGAGCGCAACGTGATGGTGAAGGGCTGCGCGCTCGACTTCGACGGGCGCCGGCTGGAGTTGGAAGTGGAGGAGAAGGAACCCGGCTCGCTCGTCTCGGCGCTGAGCAAGACGGAGGGAGCGCCCCTGCGGGGGTTGAGGTGGACGGCGGTCAGCCCCAAGGGGGCACGGGAGGATCTGGTATGA
- a CDS encoding VTC domain-containing protein — translation MLSFAEGEVTKLRREFKLVLDAEALAELCARLSAELGGYLPPPTRIVSVYFDKPGFPLAQRAMHTPEDCLKIRTKEYSPDLGAAGVERVVLEVKRERNGVTQKRRVWVPRAQLRGVIHRSAGLLPLIAGGRLLPVLAVTYRRHVYQATHAWRVTVDRDIGFHPVTPQLALSEETLTAERLGPPLFTDRRVVVEVKHLGEQLPAWLATLHPGGRKPAYSKFAEGMARVHTFAADGVLGG, via the coding sequence ATGCTCTCGTTCGCCGAAGGAGAAGTCACCAAGCTCCGACGTGAGTTCAAGCTCGTGCTCGACGCGGAGGCCCTGGCGGAGCTGTGCGCACGACTGTCCGCGGAGCTGGGCGGGTACCTTCCTCCGCCCACGCGCATCGTGTCCGTCTACTTCGACAAGCCGGGCTTCCCGCTGGCCCAGCGCGCCATGCACACGCCGGAGGACTGCCTCAAGATCCGCACCAAGGAGTACTCGCCGGACCTGGGCGCCGCCGGAGTCGAGCGCGTGGTGCTGGAGGTGAAGCGCGAGCGCAACGGCGTGACGCAGAAGCGCCGGGTGTGGGTGCCCCGCGCGCAGCTGCGCGGCGTGATCCACCGGAGCGCGGGGCTGCTGCCGCTGATCGCGGGAGGCCGCCTGTTGCCGGTGCTGGCAGTGACTTATCGGCGCCACGTGTACCAGGCCACGCACGCCTGGCGGGTGACGGTGGACCGGGACATCGGCTTCCACCCCGTCACCCCGCAGCTGGCGCTGTCGGAAGAGACGCTCACCGCCGAGCGGCTGGGGCCGCCGCTGTTCACGGATCGGCGCGTGGTGGTCGAGGTGAAGCACCTGGGTGAGCAGCTGCCGGCGTGGCTGGCGACGCTGCACCCTGGTGGCAGGAAGCCGGCGTACAGCAAGTTCGCCGAGGGGATGGCGAGGGTTCACACCTTCGCCGCGGATGGGGTTCTTGGGGGTTAG
- a CDS encoding HesB/IscA family protein, whose product MDTTTTPQTPATTTAPAWEATPHIPVRLSEAAVKQVKEVIKAQGFEGYSFSIRVVPAGCSGLGYDLNLVKESKQNDLTWEQDGVRITTDALSSKYLLGTTVDYVTTVTGAGFKFENPNAKSSCGCGTSFTT is encoded by the coding sequence ATGGACACCACGACGACCCCCCAGACGCCTGCTACCACGACCGCTCCGGCCTGGGAGGCCACGCCGCACATCCCCGTTCGCCTCAGTGAGGCCGCCGTGAAGCAGGTGAAGGAGGTCATCAAGGCCCAGGGCTTCGAGGGCTACTCCTTCTCCATCCGCGTGGTCCCCGCCGGCTGCAGCGGCCTGGGCTACGACTTGAACCTCGTGAAGGAGTCGAAGCAGAACGATCTCACGTGGGAGCAGGACGGGGTGCGCATCACCACGGACGCGCTGAGCAGCAAGTACCTGCTGGGCACCACGGTGGACTACGTCACGACGGTGACGGGCGCGGGCTTCAAGTTCGAGAACCCGAACGCCAAGTCCTCCTGCGGCTGCGGCACCTCGTTCACGACCTGA